TCTCAATTCATTTACTTTTGAATTGTAAACATCTTCATTGCAAATAATATCATACTTGATCAACAATGGTATTTTATTGTTTTGTTCTTCATCTTCTTTAAAAGTAGCATTTGTTATTTTTACATCAATAGTTTCTAATATGCTTTTTTTACTAAACAGATTTTCTAATTTATTTTTAAACATCGTTTCTACTTCTTTCTTTGTCTGTTTTTTTGTAGAAACTCTTGAGTATAGGTTCCTTAACAATTTTTCATCAAGTTTTTTTACATCAAGATTTAAACTTTTGGCTTTTTCATAGATATTTTGTTGTTTTACTTTAGCTAAAATTTTCACATAATAAACACCTTTGTCATCTATCTTTTTTTCTATAATTTCGTACTCTTCTATAAATCCATTTGAAGCTGAAAACAATTCATCCTTGATTGTTACGTAATTCTTGACATATGATTCATGTGAGACAATAACTCCTATAAATTGTTCTATAGCCGAAGAAAATGCTTGTTTTAAAGCATCATCATAAGTACTACTATATCCTTCTGCTTGGATCATTTCTTTATTATCTTTCTTCTGTTCCTTACTTTTCAGATTACTTTGAATTTGAAATGTATCAGCAATTACAATTGTAGTTAAAAATAAAAATAACACCCAATAATATTTTTTCATTTTCAATTCCTATATTTGTTTTTATTCAGAAATAATATAAGTAAACTTGTGTTTTATATCCATTTCCATAATCTTATATTTATTTTTAGAATATATATCTTTGGGAATTGAATATCAACTCAAAAAAGCATCAAGTTATTATCACTTGATGATATTGAATATTTATGGGAACAAATTAGAAACAAACTTTCAGCACTTCACATTTATAAAATGTATTTTAAACGAAGAGCTTCAAGGAAGATTGGGATTTCTTAAGAAGGAGCTTAGGAAGACTAAGTGACTTCGACAGAAAACCGATCTGACGAAGAAGATCAAAGTTTAAAACATTTTTAATCTTCTATCGCTAGCTTTGCAACAGCCTTTGCATGGATAACAGCAGTATCAAAAATAGGTATATTATAATTTAATTGTTTGATCGCCATGTTCAATTCGGTACAACCCAGTATTATACCTTCAGCACCTCTCTCAACAAGAGTGTCAATGATCTTTTTCAATTTTTCCTGATCCTCATGACTGCTTTTTCCTAAACTCAGATCTCTGAATATAAGTTTATGAACATAATTTCTGTCTTCAATACCTGGAACTATAGATCTGATACCGTAGTTTTCCTGTAATCTGTCTTTATAGAATTCCTCTTCCATAATGAATCTTGTACCCAAAAGACCGATTTTCCTCAAACCTAATTTTTTAATTTCATCTGCTGTCGGATCAACTATATGAAAAATAGGAACTTTTACTTCCTTTTGTACCGCTTTATATACTTTATGGCATGTATTTGAGCTCATAATAATTATTCCGGCACCATAATCTTCAAGTTTCTTTGCAATATCAATAAACAAATTTGTGATCTCTTTCCAATTATCACTTTCCTGCAACTGCTCTATCTTTGCAAAATCAACAGAATGGATCATACATTCTGCTAAACTTTTACCACCGGTCAATTTATTTACTGTTTGATTTATAACACTGTAATATTGAGATGTTGAATGCCAACTTACTCCACCGATTATTCCTATTTTTTTCATTATACTCTCCAGCATTTGATATTCTGTTCACGTTTTCACTAATGCAATTATCAATATATTTTAATATAATAATATTTAACTGTCAAAAACAACAAAAAAAGAGCAGAATTTTTCCGCTCTTTCAAAATACTAAAATGAATTTAAACGAAGAGCTTCAAGGAAGATTGGATTTTATAGAGAAGGAGCTTAGATGTACTAAGTGACTTCGAGAGAAAACCAATCTGACGAAGAAGGTCAAAGTTTAAAATATTTTACATCATTTCTTTGATAGCTTTCGCTAAACGTTTAACACCTTCAGTGATATCTTCTTTAGTTGCAAATGAAAAATTCATTCTCATAGTGTTCTTTCCACTCTCATCACAATGAAATACGCTTCCGATCACAAAAGCTACATTATTCTCTACAGCTACTTTGAAAAGTTCTTCAGCATCCATGTGTTTTGGTAAACTTACAAACAGGAACAAACCTCCATCAGGATTAGTCCAGGTAACTCCTTCGGGTAAGTAGGTTTCAAAGGCATCCATCATTACATTCTTCTTCTCTCTGTACATATCTATGATCTTTACCAGATTTTTATCAAAATAACCCTTTTCAATGTACTTAGCAGCTATCTTTTGAACAAATGAGGAAGTACATAGATCTGTTGACTGCTTTGACATTACGATCTTGTCTATAATAGCCTCATCTCCGATGATCCATCCTATTCTGAATCCAGGTACAAATATCTTTGAGAATGTTCCGAGAAGAATAACTTTACCGTTATTTGCAAGTTGATAGATTGTTTTTTGGTGTTGACCTTCGAACCTTAGTTCTCTGTACGGACTGTCTTCTACTATTAGTACATCATACTTATCTGCTATCGCGATTATTTCTTTTCTTCTTGACTCAGGCATTGTTATTCCTGCAGGGTTTTGAAAATCAGGTATGATATAAATAAATTTTGGTTTATCGCCTACTTTTTTTAATATTTCAAGTTCTTCTTCCAGCTTGTCTGCCCTCATTCCTTTTTCATCGAACTCTATACCGATCATCTTTGCACCATAGTTATGGAAAGAACCCAGACCACCAAGATAGGATGGCAGACCTACAATTACTTTATCTCCGGGATTTATCAGTATCTTCGGGATCAGATCAAGAGCCTGTTGTGATGATGAAGTTATTATCAGATTATCAACTGTTATGTTCAGACCGCTTTTTGCATACCTTTCTGTAAGCAGTTTTCTTAGAAGAGGATCCCCTTCAGTAGTTGAATATTGCAATGCTGAAGTTCCGTCGTTCTCAAGAACTTCAGCAGTTATTTCTTTTAATTCCTCAATTGGAAAAGTCAATGGAGACGGTAAACCACCTGCAAAAGATATCAATCCTGGTTTATTTGTCAGTTTCAATAATTCTCTGATCGCTGATCTTTTCATCCTTTTTGAACTGTCCGAAAGAATATTAGGGAAGTCTTTTACCATTTTTTGCTCCTTATATTTTAATTTTTTAACTATCGCACGTTAAAGGTACACAATCACAGCACTATGTTGTCAAATTAATT
This is a stretch of genomic DNA from Candidatus Delongbacteria bacterium. It encodes these proteins:
- a CDS encoding PLP-dependent aminotransferase family protein, which produces MVKDFPNILSDSSKRMKRSAIRELLKLTNKPGLISFAGGLPSPLTFPIEELKEITAEVLENDGTSALQYSTTEGDPLLRKLLTERYAKSGLNITVDNLIITSSSQQALDLIPKILINPGDKVIVGLPSYLGGLGSFHNYGAKMIGIEFDEKGMRADKLEEELEILKKVGDKPKFIYIIPDFQNPAGITMPESRRKEIIAIADKYDVLIVEDSPYRELRFEGQHQKTIYQLANNGKVILLGTFSKIFVPGFRIGWIIGDEAIIDKIVMSKQSTDLCTSSFVQKIAAKYIEKGYFDKNLVKIIDMYREKKNVMMDAFETYLPEGVTWTNPDGGLFLFVSLPKHMDAEELFKVAVENNVAFVIGSVFHCDESGKNTMRMNFSFATKEDITEGVKRLAKAIKEMM
- a CDS encoding amino acid racemase, with amino-acid sequence MKKIGIIGGVSWHSTSQYYSVINQTVNKLTGGKSLAECMIHSVDFAKIEQLQESDNWKEITNLFIDIAKKLEDYGAGIIIMSSNTCHKVYKAVQKEVKVPIFHIVDPTADEIKKLGLRKIGLLGTRFIMEEEFYKDRLQENYGIRSIVPGIEDRNYVHKLIFRDLSLGKSSHEDQEKLKKIIDTLVERGAEGIILGCTELNMAIKQLNYNIPIFDTAVIHAKAVAKLAIED